The genome window GTTACGCGTGGAGAGCGCGCGCGCCGCGCCAAAGCCGCCTACGCCCAAAGGCGTACTGGCTTTTTCCGCACCGCCAGCCAGCATCGCATCCGCGTCGCCGTAGGCAATCATACGAGCCGCATGGCCGATGTTATGCACGCCTGTTGTACAGGCGGTCGCAACGGAAATGCTTGGCCCACGCAGACCATACATAATGGTCAGATGACCGGCCACCATATTAACAATGGTAGAAGGCACAAAGAACGGACTGATTTTACGCGGACCGCCTTTTACCAGCGACGCGTGGTTTTCCTCAATCAGCCCTAACCCGCCAATGCCTGAACCGATAGCAGCGCCGATGCGAGTCGCGTTTTCTTCGGTAACAACCAGGCCGGAATCCTGCATGGCCTGTATGCCAGCGACAATTCCATATTGAATGAAGGCATCCATCTTGCGCTGTTCTTTGCGCGAGATGATCTCTTCACAGTTAAAATCCTTTACTAAGCCAGCAAAACGCGTTGCGTAGGCACTAGTATCGAAATGGTCGATCAGGCTGATGCCACTCTGCCCGGCAAGGAGAGCACTCCAGGTTGACTCTACGGTATTGCCGACAGGAGACAACATGCCAAGACCGGTCACAACTACACGACGCTTAGACACGTTCGTCCTCCAGGGAGGGAAAGATTGACACTATGTGGGACGGATAAAAACTCAGGCGGTCGAGTGACCGCCTGATGGTAGTTCATTAGGCCTGATGGCTATTGATGTAATCAATGGCAGCCTGAACGGTAGTGATCTTCTCAGCTTCTTCGTCCGGAATCTCAGTATCAAACTCTTCTTCCAGAGCCATTACCAGCTCAACGGTATCAAGAGAATCAGCGCCAAGATCTTCAACGAAAGATTTTTCGTTGGTGACTTCTTCCTGCTTAACGCCAAGCTGCTCGGAGATGATTTTCTTAACGCGTTCTTCGATAGTGCTCATACTATTAAATTTCCTATCAAAACTCGCTTTCGCGATGGTTTTCGTAGTGTATAAAAAGTTGGAAAAGATGCAACTCAATCCCGGCTGGTCCAACCACGATTTCACGCTATTTTGCGGCTATTACCGCAATTAACGCAAATAATTTTCGTAATTATCAGACCATGTACATTCCGCCATTGACATGCAGCGTCTCACCAGTGATGTACGCTGCCTCGTCAGAGGCTAAAAATGCAACGGCATTGGCGATTTCCTGCGCGTCGCCAAGACGACCTGCAGGAACTTCGGCCAGGATGCCAGCGCGCTGATCTTCGCTCAACGCACGCGTCATGTCGGTTTCAATGAAACCAGGAGCCACGACGTTAACGGTAATACCACGTGACGCAACTTCGCGCGCCAGTGACTTGCTGAAGCCGATCAAACCCGCTTTTGCTGCCGCGTAGTTTGCCTGGCCTGCATTACCCATGGTACCAACAACGGAACCGATGGTAATGATACGGCCCACACGTTTTTTCATCATGGCGCGCATAACCGCTTTGGATAAGCGGAAAACGGAGGTCAGATTGGTATCCACAATGGATTGCCACTCGTCATCCTTCATGCGCATCAGAAGATTATCACGCGTAATGCCAGCATTATTGACTAAAATATCCACCTCGCCAAATTCGGCACGGATATTTTCCAGTACGCTTTCAATTGACGCGGGATCGGTAACGTTCAGCAGAAAGCCTTTACCGCTCTCTCCCAGGTAAGCGCTGATCGCATCTGCGCCGCTCTGGCTGGTTGCCGTGCCGATCACTTTCGCACCGCGTGCCACCAGCGTTTCCGCAATAGCGCGACCAATACCACGACTGGCACCGGTTACCAGGGCAATTTTTCCTTCGAAGCTCATTTTTATCCTCTGTTATTGTTCAAGCGCCGCTGCCAGGCTGGCGGGATCATTTACCGCCGAGGCTGTCAGGGTGTCAACAATACGTTTCGTCAGGCCCGTCAGGACTTTACCCGGACCGACTTCCAGCAGCGAGGTCACGCCCTGCGCCGCCATAAATTCTACACATTCCGTCCAGCGTACCGGGCTGTAGAGCTGACGTACCAGCGCGCTGCGAATCGCTTCTGGCGAGGTTTCGCATTTTACATCAACATTATTAACTACCGGTAAGGCTGGCGCGTTAAAAGTCATACTTTCCAGCGCAACCGCCAGTTTATCTGCAGCAGGCTTCATTAGTGCACAGTGAGACGGCACACTTACCGGCAGCGGCAGCGCACGTTTTGCGCCGGCAGCTTTACAGGCCGCGCCCGCACGTTCAACCGCGTCTTTATGTCCAGCAATCACAACCTGGCCCGGCGAGTTAAAGTTTACCGGCGATACCACTTCTCCCTGCGCAGCCTCTTCACAGGCCTGCTGGATAGCGGCATCATCAAGGCCGATAATCGCCTGCATCGCGCCAGTACCGGCCGGTACCGCTTCCTGCATCAGTTTCCCGCGCAGCTCAACCAGTTTGATCGCTTCGGCAAAATCCAGCACGCCTGCACATACCAGCGCAGAATATTCGCCCAGACTGTGTCCAGCCATCATCGCAGGCGTTTTACCGCCTTTCTGCTGCCACAGACGAAAGAGCGCAACCGAGGCGGCCAGCAGCGCAGGCTGCGTTTGCCAGGTTTTGTTTAATTCTTCTGCGGGACCCTGCTGCGTCAGTTGCCAAAGATCGTAACCCAACGCGTCAGAAGCCTCTTTAAAGGTTGCTTCGACAATCGGGTTGTCCGCTGCCAGCTCAGCCAGCATGCCAACGGTTTGCGAACCCTGACCTGGGAAAACCATTGCAAATTGCGTCATCTTTTGTTCCTTCGATTAAAAACGAACCAGAGCCGAGCCCCAGGTA of Pantoea alhagi contains these proteins:
- the fabF gene encoding beta-ketoacyl-ACP synthase II, which translates into the protein MSKRRVVVTGLGMLSPVGNTVESTWSALLAGQSGISLIDHFDTSAYATRFAGLVKDFNCEEIISRKEQRKMDAFIQYGIVAGIQAMQDSGLVVTEENATRIGAAIGSGIGGLGLIEENHASLVKGGPRKISPFFVPSTIVNMVAGHLTIMYGLRGPSISVATACTTGVHNIGHAARMIAYGDADAMLAGGAEKASTPLGVGGFGAARALSTRNDNPQAASRPWDKDRDGFVLGDGAGIIMLEEYEHAKKRGAKIYAELVGFGMSSDAYHMTSPPEDGAGAALAMINALKDAQLTPEQVGYVNAHGTSTPAGDKAEAQAVKSVFGAAASSVMVSSTKSMTGHLLGAAGAVESIYSILALRDQAIPPTINLDNPDEGCDLDFVPHTARQVKGLEYALCNSFGFGGTNGSLIFRRV
- the acpP gene encoding acyl carrier protein, translated to MSTIEERVKKIISEQLGVKQEEVTNEKSFVEDLGADSLDTVELVMALEEEFDTEIPDEEAEKITTVQAAIDYINSHQA
- the fabG gene encoding 3-oxoacyl-ACP reductase FabG gives rise to the protein MSFEGKIALVTGASRGIGRAIAETLVARGAKVIGTATSQSGADAISAYLGESGKGFLLNVTDPASIESVLENIRAEFGEVDILVNNAGITRDNLLMRMKDDEWQSIVDTNLTSVFRLSKAVMRAMMKKRVGRIITIGSVVGTMGNAGQANYAAAKAGLIGFSKSLAREVASRGITVNVVAPGFIETDMTRALSEDQRAGILAEVPAGRLGDAQEIANAVAFLASDEAAYITGETLHVNGGMYMV
- the fabD gene encoding ACP S-malonyltransferase, encoding MTQFAMVFPGQGSQTVGMLAELAADNPIVEATFKEASDALGYDLWQLTQQGPAEELNKTWQTQPALLAASVALFRLWQQKGGKTPAMMAGHSLGEYSALVCAGVLDFAEAIKLVELRGKLMQEAVPAGTGAMQAIIGLDDAAIQQACEEAAQGEVVSPVNFNSPGQVVIAGHKDAVERAGAACKAAGAKRALPLPVSVPSHCALMKPAADKLAVALESMTFNAPALPVVNNVDVKCETSPEAIRSALVRQLYSPVRWTECVEFMAAQGVTSLLEVGPGKVLTGLTKRIVDTLTASAVNDPASLAAALEQ